In Gemmatimonadaceae bacterium, the sequence ACGAGCGGACCGTGCGGGGCGTGCGGGGCGGTGTTGCTCGACTGGGCAAGGTCGAAGTTGCCGCGTCGGTTGTGGCACTTGATGCAGAGGTTGTTGTCCGGATCACGTGAGTCGATGGGAAACCGCAGCTGCCTGGGGTTCGCCGAACCATGGGGGTCGTGGCACACCGCGCAGGTGGTCCCGATCGCCGTGCTGTTGCCCACACAGCGGCCGTTCACCGCCGTGGCGCAGTTGGGCTGCTCGACCTTCTCGGTGTAGTTGGTGTTCACCCCCCAGGCCAGGAGCACCTTCTGGCCCACATGGCAACTCTGGCAGGCGGCGCGTACTCCGCCGGCGACTTCACCGGGTGGGAGAGGACTCGTTGGCGTCGCAGAGTTGAAGACCGTCGTCCGGGCCGTGGCATGACGGGTCTTGCGCCAGTCCTCAACAAACGGTTGATGTGAGCCTGAGTGGCACTCGGAGCATCCCGTCGTGATCGCGGTGCCGGTGTCCGCCTTGGCCGAGGGGAGCATCTGCCCGCGCGCCGGGACGCCGATGTGCTGCAGGCCAGCGCCATGGCAGCTCTCGCACTGCACGTCCTGGTACCGCGGATCCTTTGTCGAACGCCAGGCAACGGCGGTGTCAATGGTCGCGTTCCCCAGATTGCTGACGGTGTGACAGGCCTGGCAGAACCCCTGCTTTCCCGCATTGGTGTCCAGCGTCTGCCACGCGCCCGCGTGTTTCGTCTCCTTCCACTTGCCTTGCTGGCTGACATGACAATTGCCACACACCGTCCGCTTGGCCGCGTGGTCGTCGTAGCCGACGAAACTGGCGGCTGCGGCCGGTGGGGCGGCGAAGTTCGGTCCGTCCCGGTACACAATCTTCTCGTCCACGCAGCCCGCGAGGAGGAACAACACACCGGCGACTGCCGGCATACGAGCCGACCAATGACCGTCACGCATCGACGCACACCTCATCAAGGGTGGTGCCGTTCCGATGCGTGCTCGACAACGAGGGACCGCGATCTGCGCGATCGTTGAGGGGCACGCAGCGCGCTCCATAATAGATACGTGCGGGACGCGCGCTATCCGGACGTCCCCTACACGCGTGTGGGATGTCACGCTCCTGCGCGAGGCCTGCGGTCTGCCACCGCCCGATCAGATGGCCACTGGTCGCTGCGGCCAGACGCTCTGGACGCGCGCCATGTCTGGATCCCCAGGCAAGAGGATGCAGGCGTCAAGGATCTCAGCCGAGTCGGCGAGCGCACTCACGCACCCGTGTGCTCAGCGCGCTCTGGGCAGAAGGCAACAGATCCGCGATGGCCGGGGCCTACGGCCGCAACGCGGCGCCGAGCGCCCACTGCTCCAGGGCATGTCGCATCGATCCGAGGATCGCGTCGAACGCGACCGGCGCCATGATCTCGACCAGGCCCGCGGCGGTGAGGGCTGCGCCGAATGTGACGCCAAGCATCCCGCCAATGCGATTCCCCATCGTCCTTGCGAGTGGCGAAGTTGGAGCGTGCGTGAGCCGCCAGCCGTACCAGCGCGCGACGCCGCTGCAGAGGGTGCTCACCCCGACCGGAATCAGCGCCATCCCCGGGCGACGCAGCACGAGCACCATCAGCTGACGCTCGACGCCGGCATACCAGGTCCAGGCCACCACAAGCAGGACCATCCCCAGCGTGATGAGCCAAACGCTCCCCCACACCGCGGCCGTGCCGTGGTACGTCGCGTAGCGCAGGGTCGCATCCACAACGGCCTGGCGGCGGTGCAGCATGCCGTCGATGCCGGCAATGACGCCGGCGGCGGCAAACGCGGCGATCGCCGCCGCCTGCCACCGCCGTTGGGGATCGATCGCCGACAGGAGCCCGAAACCGATACCGATGGCTCCGCTGGCGAGCACCGCTCGATGCCACTTCATTCGACACCTCGGAATCTTCCGGCCGATTGTGCGCGACGAACTCGCGCACGGCGCGCGCGGCCCCTTGCCCGCGACTGGCCGTCGCCCTCTTCGATTACTGCACGATGCGTGTTGGCGTCGCGCGGCTCACCATCGAGCCGTTGCCCAGTGCGTGGTTGCCGCCCTCTCCCCAGCAGTACACACCGCTACCGGACAGGCTCAAGGCGCAGATGTTCATCCCACCCGCGCTGATCTGCCGGAATCCGCCGGCGGGCATCGTGACGGCGGTCGGCACATTCCGATTGTCCCAGAGACCATTTCCGATCTCGCCATCATTTCCGCGCCCCCAGCACCAGGCGGTATCGGTGGTGTCGAGCGCGCACGTGGTGTTAGCCCGGGCCGACACGGTGCGAAAGCTGACGCCCGCCGCAACAGGCACGGCCGTGGGCACCATGACGCTGCTCGGCTGCCCGCCGCCGATGCCGAGGTACCCGCCGCTGTTGCTCCCCCAGCAGTAGATGCGTTCGATCGTCAGTCCCGTCGTAACGGCGCACACGCGAGATCCACCAGCCGCAATGCTGCTGAACGTCAGCGGAGCAACACCCGATCCGACGACCTGGACCGGCGTCGATCGGTGCACCTGCTGCCCGTCCCCAAGCGCCCCCTGGAACCCCGCCCCCCAACACCAGGCCGCGCGCACCTGCGTCACGCCGCACGTGATGTTGCCCCCGGCGCTCACCTGAACAAAGTCCAACGGGGCCATGCCCGTTCCGGAGACCTTCGTCGGCGTCGCCTGCACCGTTGACGTTGTCCCATTTCCCACCTGCCCATAGATGTTCTCTCCCCAGCAATACACCGCGCGCACAACAATCCCGCAGGTGTGGTTCTCGCCGGAATGAATCGATGAATACACTCTCCCGCCACCCGGACCGGAAGCGGACACCAGGACGGGCGCCGTGCTGCTGGTCGACGCGCCATTCCCAAGCTGTCCGCTCTGCCCATCGCCCCAGCACCAGACCTCGCCAACGGTCGTCAAGCCGCACGCATGCGCTCTACCAGTGGTCACCTGCACGAATGGGTATGCTGCATTCACCAGGAAGGGGACGGGCTCGCGGGGGTCCGCGCGGACGGAACCGAGTTGCCCATCGAAGTTCGCTCCCCAGCAGTACGTACCACCCGGAGCAATGCCGCAACTGAATCCCGATCCCGACGAGTTCGTGCCCCCGGTGGAGACCGCGCTGAAACTGATGCGCACGTCGAACGGAGCGCTCTGCCCGACAATCGTCCCCACGTATGCTTCCAGCCGATACCCACTGCCTGGGCGATCCACCGTGAGTCCGGGAAAGTCAGCCGTGCCGGCTGGCGCCAGCTGCGTGAGAGTTCCTCCCAGCTGCGTGCGCGGCCACGGGGCGTTCGCCAGCCGGAGGGAGACGGTCTGGTTCGCGACGACGTTGTCGAGGCTGTCGCGCGCCTCAATGCGCACCGAAGGGACCATCCGCAGGTTCCCCTCGACATTCGGAGGTGGCTGCGTGACAAAGACCAGCTTGCCCAACGGGCCGGCAATGACGTCGAACGGCGCCGTCGGAGGAGACGTCAGCGTCCCGGACGTGGCCACCAGAGCATAGCCTGTTCCCGCCCTGGCGATCTTCACACCGACAAACTGCGCCAAGCCGCCGGCGGCGTTCATCGATACCGTCCCGCCTACCGTCGCGTTGCCGGGGTTGGGCGCCAGACTCAGGGTCACCGCTCCGGTGAACGACGTCACCCGCGCTCCACCGCCGTCCTCGGCGGTCACGGCCACTCCAAACGGTTCTCCGGCCTTCCGGTCTCCCGACACACCCGATGAAAGGAGCGCGGCGCGAAGGCGGGCGACCTGTTGTGCCACGTTCACCACGGCCTGGCCGACTTTGCCGTCCACCGTCGCGCTGATCGTGGCGCTGCCGTTTCCGACTGCGGTCACCACACCTGATGGGTCAACGATTGCCACGGCGGACGACGACGACGACCAGACCGGCGTCTTTCCGCCAAGGACTGTCCCCCTTCCGTCCTTCACCACCGCCGAGAACGTCTGTGTTGCGCCAAGCGTTGCCAGGGAGACCGAGGTCGGCGTGACGTCCACGCTCGCCGTGACTCCCGCGGGGGGGCCCGACGGAGCCTCGGTTCCCTTGCTGCAGCCCACCGCCGCCAGGAGAGCCGCCACTGCGGCCACCAGGATCAATCGCATGAGAGGTTCCTCCAGTTCGACTCGCCAGAGCCTTCCATACAACAGAACGCAAACCAGTGCCAATCGGGGCCATCGGCCTGCCCGGCCAGACTCCCAGACTCCGGACGGCGACGCGGCCCGACCGGCGCGCCTGCTGGTGGGCAACAGCTACCGCGGAGCTGGTCCCTGCCTCGAATCCCGTCGCGGACGGCGCACGCGCTCCAGGTCGACGAGCACCGCGGCGGCTCTGGAACGGTGACCGGGGAAGCGACGATAGACCTCAGCACTCTCCATCAGCAAAGATTCGGCCGCCGCCCACTCCCGTAGCCGGACCTTTGCCCGCGCCAGCAGATGCGCGGTCTCGGCGCGCCGATAGTCGAAACCCGGAAGCTGCGATTCCTGGATGGCGCGTGCGGCCCGAAGTACAGAATCCGCTTCCGAGACGCGCCCGGTGTGCAACAGCACCTCCCCGAGCGTCGACTGCGCCTCGGCCAACCGTGGGTGGTCCGACAGCAAGGCGACGCCGAAGATCGTGATCGCTTCGCGCACCTGTTGTTCGGCCTCGGCGTTCCTCCCAGTTCGCCCGAGGATCATCGCCAGGTTCCGCCTCGAGGCACCCACATCGACGGCCGAATCGCCAAGCGCGGCCCGGCGCAGCGCCAGCGCATCGCGCACCAGGCGCTCCGCCTCCCGGAGATCTCCGGCGTAGGCCCGCGCCACCCCAAGGTTGTTGATGGCCGTCGCTGTCCGTGGATCGCGTGGGCCATAGATCACACTCCAGCGTTCCACGATCTCACGAAAGACCGTGGCGGCACTGTCGAACGCACCGATGCGCACGAGCAGAACGGCCAGATTGTTTGCCGTCTGCAACGTCACGGGATGGTCGGCGCCGAGCACCTTTCGTCGGATCGCGAGCGCTTCGCGACCGAGCGGCTCGGCCTCCGTCAGTCTCCCCTGATCCTCGAGGTTGCTGGCGAGCGAGTGGAGCGAGTACGCCACATCGGGGTGCCCCGGCGGAAGGACGCGTCGACGGCGAGCGAGCACTTCACGATTGAGCGACTCCGCCTGTGCCACGCGACCGAGCTTGCCCCAGGTGACGGCCATGTTCCCCAGCAGGGTGAGAACCCGCGGGTGATCCGACGGGAGCGCCGCCTGTCGAATGGCAAGAGCACGGCGATACACCGAGTCGGCTCCGTGATCCTGATTGAGCTGGTCGAGCGTGACGCCGAGGTTGGCCAGATCGGTGGCAACGCTCAGACTCTGCGCACCGAAACGCGCCTCATCGAGCGCGAGCACTTCGCGATGCAGCGACTCGGCGCGCGTCCAGTCCCCCATGTCCTCCAGGTTGTTGGCCACTTCGGAGAGCGTCGCGACGTGGCCAGGAGATTGGCGGAGCTTGGCGCTTCCCTGCTGTATGGAAAGGGCACGCCGGAGCAGCGAGTCCGCGCCTGCGTAGTCGCCAGCGAGGTTGAGCACCGTCGCGAGGTCGGTGAGCCTGGCCGCAAGTTCTTCCGCGCCGCGCCGACCTCGGGATTTCTCGGCGATCGTCACGGCGCGACGCAGTGCCGCCGTTGCCTCCGGGATCATGCCAAGCTCGCGATACGTGACCCCAAGTACCCCCAGCAGTTCCTGCTGCACGCCAGGCTGATTGCCAAGTGAGGAATCCACGCGGCGCAGCCCGCGGTCAATCAGGTCACGGGCAAGGGTCTCCCGCCCAACGGACTCGTCGGGATTGGCACTCCGGAAGAGGCCAATGACGAAGTCACGCGTCTCGCGCGCCTTGACTGCCTCGTCTCGCGCCACGCGCGCCTGCCACAGGGTTCCCGCGAGGCCCGCCACGAGCGCAACCACCACGACCGCGGTCGCGGAGACCGTCACAACATTGCGCCTCACGAACTTGCGCAGCCGGTACCGAAGCGAATCGCGGCGGGCCAGGACCGGCAGTCCGCCACGGTAGCGGTGGAGATCCTCCAGGAATGCCTCGACGGACGAGTAGCGCTGTGCGGGATCCTTGTGCAGGGCGCGCGAGAGAATCGTGTCGAGATCACCGGCGAGCAACCGCTGCAGACGGCCTGGATGGCTGGCGCGACGCCTGGCAATCTCCCCGGCCCCCACCGTCTCGGCAGAACCGCGCACGACGGGCTGGCCAGCGGCGACGCTCGCCCGCGGTGGCTCCACATGGCAGATCACGCGTTCCAGCTCACCGGGCGTCAGCCGCTCGAACTCGTGCGCGCGATGTCCGCACAGCAGTTCGTAGAGAACCGCGCCCAGCGCATAGATGTCCGTGGCTGTGGTGATCGTCTCCCCGCGGACCTGCTCGGGTGCCGCGTAGTCCGGCGTCAGCATCCAGAGTCCGGTAACCGTCTGTCCCGCTCCGGCCATTTCGTGGCCGGCCAGCACCTTGGCGATGCCGAAGTCCAGGAGCTTCGCCGTGCCGTCGGCGGTGACCAGGATGTTCGAGGGCTTGATATCCCGATGGACCACGAGGTTCTGGTGCGCGTACTGCACCGCGCCCGCCACCTGTTCGAAAATCGTTAGGCGCTGGCGAACACCCAGTTGGCGTTCGTCACACCACGTGGTAATGGGGACGCCGTCGACATATTCCATGCCGAACCACGGCGCGCCATCGGCCAGCGCTCCGCCATCAACGAGGCGTGCGAGGTTGGGGTGCTGCAGGCCCGCGAGAATCTGCCGCTCGGCGATGAAGCGCGACATGATGTCCGCGGACTGCGCCGCGTTGCGCACCAGCTTGAGCGCCACCCGCTGCCGAAACCCGCCGTCGGCGCGCTCGGCCAGGTACACGACACCCATGCCGCCGCGTCCGATCTCGCGCTCCACCCGCCATGGCCCCACCAGGGCTCCGAGGAGACTCGTGTCGCGGGACGCGGGAGCCGCGATGCCGAGGACTCGCCCCGCTGGTTCGTCCATGAAGTCGGCGGCTCGATGCAAGGCCACGACCAATGCCTGCACTTCGGACCGGAGGGACGGGTCGCCCTCGCATGCCTGGTCCAGGGCCGCATCGCGAGCTTCCGGCGCGACGTCGAGTGCCAGGTCCAGGAGTTCCTCCAGCCGCCTGGCGCGCGAGGAGGCCCCGCTCATCTAACCCTCCATGTCGAGCCCGGCGCCCTCGGCATGCAAGGCGCGGTACAGGAAGGCACGTGCCTTCTGCCATTCGCGCTTTACCGTGCGTGGCGACAGGTCCATGACCTCCGCAGTCTCTTCCACCGAGAGGCCCACGAAATACCGGAGCTCGACCACGCGAGCCAGACGTTCGTGCTCCTCGCCTAACGCGGTGAGCGCTTCATCAATCGCGACAATCTCGGCACCAGGGTCCGGAGCGGCCACGTCGAGTCCGTCCAGCGACTGCCCTTTCAGGCCCTGTCCGCGCTTGGCAGCCCCCCGCTGCCGCGCGTGGTCCACGATGATCTGCCGCATCGCAGTCGCGGCCACGGCATAGAAGTGCTGGCGATCGGCGTATCCCGCGCGATTGGCGTTCACCAGACGCAGATAGGCCTCGTGCACCAGTGCGGTCGTGACCAGCGTCTCGCCATGGCGAAACCGCGCGAGCTCCCGATGAGCCAACTGATGCAGCTCATGGTAGACCAGCGAGAACACCTGCTGCAGCGCCTCGCGGTCACCATGCCTCGCCGAAGCCAGCAGGGTCGTGATCGCCTCGGAAACCGACATCGATGGAGGGGGGAGGCCATACGTGCTGATCCGTGACCGAACATATGAGCGCATCCCGTCACCAGCAAGCCATCGCTCCGCGTCTCTTGCGGATGCCTCGAGCCTCCCCGTGCCGAGCCCGGTGAGAGAGGCGTAGCGGCCCACGCGGTCGCATTCCGCGGGGCGTCGTGTGATGCGGCAAAGGCGCCAGGCGGTGACCCGAGACGGGTGGAGGCTGCGGCCGCGCCCCCCGATGACAGCAGGTGGGTTGACGGCTACGATCGTCAAGCGGCAGCTGCGCCACCGCGCTTGCGGAGTGCCCGCGGCACAGCCCAACGTTAGCCGGCGACAACAGGACTGAAGCGGCTTGGACCTTCTGCGGATCGGAATGCCTATTCACATTGACCTTCTCGTCAATCAACGACGTTGCCCAGCCCTCAGCGCGGCATTGCGCTGCACGCGGAACGGCGAAGCGATTGACTGACATCACGGCGCACCTCTCCGCGGCGCTCGCCGACCGCTACCGCATCGAGCGGCGACTCGGCGAAGGCGGGATGGCGACCGTCTACCTCGCCGAGGATCTCAAGCACGACCGCAAGGTGGCGCTGAAGGTGCTGAGGCCCGACCTCGCCGCCGTGCTCGGCGCCGACCGGTTCGTGCAGGAGATCAAGACCACGGCACAACTCCAGCACCCGCACATTCTGCCGCTCTATGACAGCGGCAGCACGGCAGCGGCACACGGCGGCAGCATGGAGTTCCTGTACTACGTCATGCCGTACATACAGGGGGAAACGCTCAGGGAGAAGCTCGATCGGGAGCACCAACTCGGGATCGACGAGGCGGTGAACATTGCCACCGAAGTCGCGGCCGCATTGCAGTACGCGCATGGGCGAGGAGTCATTCACCGCGACATCAAGCCTGAGAACATTCTCTTGAGCGACGGACGCGCGATCGTCGCGGACTTTGGAATCGCGCTGGCGGTAAGCGCGGCGGCCGGCGGCCGGATGACGGAGACAGGGGTGACGCTGGGCACACCGCACTACATGTCGCCGGAGCAGGCGACGGCGGACAAGCACATCACCAACCGCTCGGACATCTACTCACTCGGCTCCGTGCTGTACGAAGCCTTGACCGGTGAGCCCCCGCACACTGGCTCGTCGGCGCAGATGGTCATCATGAAGATCGTGACGGACGTGGCGCGACCGGTCAGTGAGCTGCGCAAGGCAGTGCCGCCGCACGTCGCGACCGCAGTGGCGATTTCCCTGGAGAAGCTCCCGGCGGATCGGTTCGAAAGCGCGACAGCGTTCGCCGAAGCGCTTCACTCTCCCGCCTTCATCTCGCCCGTCGCGATTGACACAAAGGTCGGCGCCGCACGCCCGGCGTCTCGGCGCGTCGCCCTGCCCGCCTTGATGGCGGCTACCCTGCTGATCGGCGTGCTCGCCATGTGGGGATGGATGCGCCCGAGTCGAACACCTTCGGTCGCCCGGTATCCGACCACCCTGGGCACGTCCGATGCCTTCGATGGAATGACCTTCGCCGTCGAGGCCGCGCTCTCACCCGACGGAGCATCATTGGTGTTTCGTAGTCCGCCGACGGGACCCGGCCAGCTCTTCGTCAAGCGCCGTGACGAAGTGGTCGCGCAGCCGCTGGCGGGTACGGAAGGTGGCTCTGGACCCTTCTTCTCCTCCGATGGTGCGTGGATCGGATTCGTCGCTCACGGACAACTGCGACGGATCCCGAGCAAGGGCGGAGCGTCCCTCAAGCTCGCGGACTCCGTCGACGCGACCTTCAACCGCGGAGCGTGGCTCGAAGACGGTTCGATTGTTTATTACGACTCACCGACCAGCTCGCTCCGCCTTCTCCGTGCAGGAGGCGCCTCGTGGAGGGCCATCGTCTCGCCCACGACGATCGACGGGCGTTTCCCGTGGCTGCCAACGCCGCTTCCGTCTTCGCGCGGCATCCTGTTTACCGCCCATCACACAAACTGCGTGGGGGTGGTCAGCTGTCGCCCGAGCCGCGCGTACGTGTACGACGCACGCCGGGATACCGTTCGCGCGCTCTTCGACGACGCCATCGGTGCATGGCACGTGGCCACCGGACACGTGTTGTATTTGACCAGCTCCGGCACTCTCATGGCCGTGCCGTGGGACAACGCCGCTCTTGCCCCGAGGGGGCGGCCGGTGCCGGTTCTCGACGGCATTCAGGCTCCGGGATTCCTCGTTTCGAACGAGGGGACCGCGTACTACTTGCTCGGACGTCCGGAATTCGCGCGGGGCCCAGTGCCGAATGCCATCGTCGTGTGGGTGAATCGAAGCGGGCGGGCGGAGCCCGTGGATTCTTCGTGGCAGGTTAACACGGGGGGCAGGTACAATGGATCGGCGGAGACCGATTGGGGACTCGCACTGTCGCCGGACGGACGGCGCATCGCGCTCACGCAGCTTACCGATCTTGGCACCGATATCTGGATCAAGGAGCTACCCACTGGGCCGGTGTCCCGGCACACGCTCTACGCGGGTGAGGACCGCTCTCCCGCGTGGGCGGCCGGCGGGCGTGCCATCACGTTTCTCTCGGACCGGCCGACTTCTGCCGACACGACTCAGTCCGCGAATCGGTTCAACGTCTGGGAGCAGGCTACTGACGGCACGGGTGAACCCAGGCTCCTCTGGGGAAAGGATGGTCCGACTTACGCGTTCCGGAGTCTTGACGGCCGGTGGCTCGTGTTCGGCGCAGCCAGGTCGACCGGGGCTGCCGCGCAGGCGGACATTCTCGCGGCGCAGCTGGGAGTGGACAGCATGGCGCGCGAGATCGTGGCGACGGGATACAACGAGGGTGGCGCCGCGCTGTCGCCGGATTCCCGCTGGCTTGCGTACGTCTCCAATGAGCAGGGCGCGAACGAGGTGTTCGTGCGCCCGTTTCCGAATGTGAACGGTGGCAAGTGGCAAGTCTCACGCGGCGGCGGCAGTGCTCCGGTTTGGGCGCACAACGGGCGCTCGCTGTTCTACGTCGCGGATGGAACGATGAATGAAGTGAAAGTCCATCCGGGTCCGCCGTTCTCGACGGAACCACCGCGTGCCCTCTTCGCGATACCAAGCGGAGTCCGCGCGGGATCCCTGGAGCGGGGCACGTTTGCGATTTCGCCGGACGATCAGCGGTTTCTCATGGTGCGAGACAACGACTGGCGGGACATGGCAGGAGCGCCTACCCTCGTGGTGGTGCAGAGCTTCTTCGACGAGCTACGGGCGAAGCTGAGAAGGTGATCGCGTGCAGCATTCAGCCGGTGGGGTCTGCCTGCTTCGCTCGCTGCTATGTGTCGGCGGCAGCTGACGCTCAACGTGGGCCAGAGGCCAACAGCATGGCGATTCGCAAACCCTCGAAGACGAAGCGTGCTCCGCGCTCCACACTCTCGGACCTCCAGCTCGCGCGGGTGCGCACGCTGTTCGATCCGCGCTGCACACCGCATCCGGATCCGAGGATCGCGAGTCAGCTGCGCCATGCGTATCGTCTCGAAGGGCCCGCCGTCATCTACTTCGAGAGCCGGCCGGACTGGCGCGGAGGTCCCGAGTGGATGGTGCATGATATCGCGAAGTTTCGCTTCACGAAGAGCACCGGGCAGTGGTCGCTCTACTGCCAGTTCCGCGACCTGAAGTGGCACGGGTATGAGCCGCTGCCGCACCACGCGAGCCTGGCCGTCCTTCTCGCCGAAGTCGAGCGCGATCCGACGTGCATCTTCTTCGGGTGACGGCTCCAGGCAGCGCTTGCGCCGGCGCCACCTAACGGGCGTTGGTGCATAGGGCGGGTTGGCAGCCCCGGCCGCATCGGACGTGATGGTCGGGCGGGGCCGCCAACGCGCAGCGATGGAATCGGCCGACGCACAACGTGCGGACTATCCCCACCCCTTGCGCGCTCGCAGCCGAGCGATGTGCGCGACGTGGTGGGGCCCATGCCAGGCGTAGAGCGCCAACATGTAGTCGAGGGAGTTGCGCCCCTGCTCCGGATGCGTGTACTCGCGCGCGTAGTCGGCGGCGGTCATGGCCTGGAGCAGCCGCACCCAGCGCTCGTGCAGCGCGTCGAGCATGGTGAGCGACACGTCGATCGGCGTCGAGCGGGAATCCTCCAACTCCGCCCATCGGGCCTCGTCGTACGTCTTCACGAGCGGCGCATCTTCGGTGAGCGCGAGCTTGAAGCGCACGTAGGCATTGGCGTGGCTGTCCGGGACGTGGTGCACCACCTGCCGCACGGTCCAGCCGCCGGGCCGATAGGGTTCGTTGAGCTGTGAGTCGTCGAGCCCCGCTACGGCGGCACGCAGCGCCGCCGGCGTGGCGGCGATGGCGGCGATGTACTCGGCACGTGCGTCCTGGGTGTAGCTGCTCGGGCGCGAAAAGCGGCCGATCGGGAATCGAAGGTCGTCAGACATGGTGAGACCGTGGGGAGGCGCGCGATGACAATCTATCGCGTCCTCGCCCACGGTCCGTTGTGATGTCGGCGCCCGCGCCGCACCGTTCTGTCGCAAGCATGCTCGCATCCAACCGTCACCCAACCACCCGGCCAATGACGCCATACAAGTACCTTGCGATCCCGGCCCTCCTCGCCGTCACGGCCACGGCCGCCGCACAGCGCCCGCTCAAGGTGTACATCTCCGTCGACATGGAGGGGATCGGCGGCGTCGTCACGAATGAGCAACTCGGACCGACGGGGTTCGAGTACCAGCGCGCCCGTCAGTTCATGACCGATGAGGTGAACGCCGCCATCCAGGGCGCGCGCGAGGCCGGTGCGACGCAGATCCTCGTCTCCGACTCGCACGGCAATGGCCAGAACATCCTGATCGATCAGCTGCCCGCCGACGTGACGGTGATCCGGGCATGGCCACGCCCCCTCATGATGATGGAGGGCATCGACTCCACGTTCGATGCGGCGATCTTTCTGGGGTATCACGCGGGCACGTCCAACGTGAACGGCGTCCGGGCCCACACCATGTCCAGCGCCACGCTGACCGGTGTCGCCCTGAACGGGACTCAGGTTCCCGAAGGGGGCATCAACGCCGCGATTGCCGGCCATTTCGGGGTTCCGGTGGTGATGGTGTCGGGAGATGACGCCGCCATCGAGGAAGTGCGCCGATTCACCGGGCAGATCGAGGCAGCACAGGTGAAGCGCGCCATCTCGTTCCACTCGGCGGCCACGCTCACTCCCAAGGCCGCGCAGGAACTTGTCCGACAGGCTGCCAAGGCCGGCGTGGAGCGTCGGGGATCGTTCCGGCCGCTCCGGCTGGCGCCGGGCATCGCTCTCGAAGTGTCGTTCAAGCACTACCGTGCCGCCGAGATCGTGGCGTACCTGCCGAACGTCGTCCGCGCCAACGCCCACACGATCCGTTTCATCGGACGCGACATCCTCGAGGTGTCACGCTTC encodes:
- a CDS encoding Ig-like domain-containing protein → MRLILVAAVAALLAAVGCSKGTEAPSGPPAGVTASVDVTPTSVSLATLGATQTFSAVVKDGRGTVLGGKTPVWSSSSSAVAIVDPSGVVTAVGNGSATISATVDGKVGQAVVNVAQQVARLRAALLSSGVSGDRKAGEPFGVAVTAEDGGGARVTSFTGAVTLSLAPNPGNATVGGTVSMNAAGGLAQFVGVKIARAGTGYALVATSGTLTSPPTAPFDVIAGPLGKLVFVTQPPPNVEGNLRMVPSVRIEARDSLDNVVANQTVSLRLANAPWPRTQLGGTLTQLAPAGTADFPGLTVDRPGSGYRLEAYVGTIVGQSAPFDVRISFSAVSTGGTNSSGSGFSCGIAPGGTYCWGANFDGQLGSVRADPREPVPFLVNAAYPFVQVTTGRAHACGLTTVGEVWCWGDGQSGQLGNGASTSSTAPVLVSASGPGGGRVYSSIHSGENHTCGIVVRAVYCWGENIYGQVGNGTTSTVQATPTKVSGTGMAPLDFVQVSAGGNITCGVTQVRAAWCWGAGFQGALGDGQQVHRSTPVQVVGSGVAPLTFSSIAAGGSRVCAVTTGLTIERIYCWGSNSGGYLGIGGGQPSSVMVPTAVPVAAGVSFRTVSARANTTCALDTTDTAWCWGRGNDGEIGNGLWDNRNVPTAVTMPAGGFRQISAGGMNICALSLSGSGVYCWGEGGNHALGNGSMVSRATPTRIVQ
- a CDS encoding serine/threonine protein kinase produces the protein MSGASSRARRLEELLDLALDVAPEARDAALDQACEGDPSLRSEVQALVVALHRAADFMDEPAGRVLGIAAPASRDTSLLGALVGPWRVEREIGRGGMGVVYLAERADGGFRQRVALKLVRNAAQSADIMSRFIAERQILAGLQHPNLARLVDGGALADGAPWFGMEYVDGVPITTWCDERQLGVRQRLTIFEQVAGAVQYAHQNLVVHRDIKPSNILVTADGTAKLLDFGIAKVLAGHEMAGAGQTVTGLWMLTPDYAAPEQVRGETITTATDIYALGAVLYELLCGHRAHEFERLTPGELERVICHVEPPRASVAAGQPVVRGSAETVGAGEIARRRASHPGRLQRLLAGDLDTILSRALHKDPAQRYSSVEAFLEDLHRYRGGLPVLARRDSLRYRLRKFVRRNVVTVSATAVVVVALVAGLAGTLWQARVARDEAVKARETRDFVIGLFRSANPDESVGRETLARDLIDRGLRRVDSSLGNQPGVQQELLGVLGVTYRELGMIPEATAALRRAVTIAEKSRGRRGAEELAARLTDLATVLNLAGDYAGADSLLRRALSIQQGSAKLRQSPGHVATLSEVANNLEDMGDWTRAESLHREVLALDEARFGAQSLSVATDLANLGVTLDQLNQDHGADSVYRRALAIRQAALPSDHPRVLTLLGNMAVTWGKLGRVAQAESLNREVLARRRRVLPPGHPDVAYSLHSLASNLEDQGRLTEAEPLGREALAIRRKVLGADHPVTLQTANNLAVLLVRIGAFDSAATVFREIVERWSVIYGPRDPRTATAINNLGVARAYAGDLREAERLVRDALALRRAALGDSAVDVGASRRNLAMILGRTGRNAEAEQQVREAITIFGVALLSDHPRLAEAQSTLGEVLLHTGRVSEADSVLRAARAIQESQLPGFDYRRAETAHLLARAKVRLREWAAAESLLMESAEVYRRFPGHRSRAAAVLVDLERVRRPRRDSRQGPAPR
- a CDS encoding sigma-70 family RNA polymerase sigma factor, which translates into the protein MSVSEAITTLLASARHGDREALQQVFSLVYHELHQLAHRELARFRHGETLVTTALVHEAYLRLVNANRAGYADRQHFYAVAATAMRQIIVDHARQRGAAKRGQGLKGQSLDGLDVAAPDPGAEIVAIDEALTALGEEHERLARVVELRYFVGLSVEETAEVMDLSPRTVKREWQKARAFLYRALHAEGAGLDMEG
- a CDS encoding serine/threonine-protein kinase, yielding MTDITAHLSAALADRYRIERRLGEGGMATVYLAEDLKHDRKVALKVLRPDLAAVLGADRFVQEIKTTAQLQHPHILPLYDSGSTAAAHGGSMEFLYYVMPYIQGETLREKLDREHQLGIDEAVNIATEVAAALQYAHGRGVIHRDIKPENILLSDGRAIVADFGIALAVSAAAGGRMTETGVTLGTPHYMSPEQATADKHITNRSDIYSLGSVLYEALTGEPPHTGSSAQMVIMKIVTDVARPVSELRKAVPPHVATAVAISLEKLPADRFESATAFAEALHSPAFISPVAIDTKVGAARPASRRVALPALMAATLLIGVLAMWGWMRPSRTPSVARYPTTLGTSDAFDGMTFAVEAALSPDGASLVFRSPPTGPGQLFVKRRDEVVAQPLAGTEGGSGPFFSSDGAWIGFVAHGQLRRIPSKGGASLKLADSVDATFNRGAWLEDGSIVYYDSPTSSLRLLRAGGASWRAIVSPTTIDGRFPWLPTPLPSSRGILFTAHHTNCVGVVSCRPSRAYVYDARRDTVRALFDDAIGAWHVATGHVLYLTSSGTLMAVPWDNAALAPRGRPVPVLDGIQAPGFLVSNEGTAYYLLGRPEFARGPVPNAIVVWVNRSGRAEPVDSSWQVNTGGRYNGSAETDWGLALSPDGRRIALTQLTDLGTDIWIKELPTGPVSRHTLYAGEDRSPAWAAGGRAITFLSDRPTSADTTQSANRFNVWEQATDGTGEPRLLWGKDGPTYAFRSLDGRWLVFGAARSTGAAAQADILAAQLGVDSMAREIVATGYNEGGAALSPDSRWLAYVSNEQGANEVFVRPFPNVNGGKWQVSRGGGSAPVWAHNGRSLFYVADGTMNEVKVHPGPPFSTEPPRALFAIPSGVRAGSLERGTFAISPDDQRFLMVRDNDWRDMAGAPTLVVVQSFFDELRAKLRR